CCCAGGTGCGGTAGAGCACATAGTCGCCGAAGTCGCCGATCTCGTCGGCGACGATCACCACGTCGTGCCGCTTGCCCTGGGTGAAGACCGGCATTTCGGCCTGGGCGGTGCGGCGGGCGTCGTGGTCCTCGCTCCAGGTCTTCTCCTCGACCACCTCGGCGCCGAAGCGCTTGGCCGCCCGCTTCACCGCGGCGGCGTAGAGCCGGTCCTCGGGCCGGGTGCCGACGATCAGCAGCCATTTCGTCCAGCGCTTCACCGCCAGATACTGGGCCAGCGCGTCGGCGAGCATGGCGCGGTCGGGGGCGGTGTGCAGCAGGTTGGGCGCGCACAGCGCGTTGCGCAGGCTGTCGTCGGTCGAGCCGGCGTTGAACAGCAGCAGGTTCGCCGCCTCCGGCAGGCGGGCCAGGGCGCCGGGCGCCTCGCCGGGCAGGTCCAGCACGACGATGCGGTGCCCGGCGGCGGCGAGGTCGCGCAGCGCCTGCGCCGGGTCGCCGTCGATGGGGACGGTCACCGCCTCCAGCTCGAAGCGCTGCTTGAGGAAGCGGCCCGTGCTGTTGTTGTCGGCCACGGCCAGCCGGGCGCCGGCCAGCCCTTCGTCGGCGGGCGGTTCGTCGAGGTTGGACAGGGCGGGGGGATGATCGACCTCCTGCGTCAGGTAGGCGATGCGGACGGTTGAGAGGTCCGCGGTCGCCGCCTCCTGCGAAAAGGCGGCCGGCGGGGCGCACAGCCCGCCGGCCAGCAAGGCGATCTGCATCAAGGAGGGTAACCAAAGGCTGAAACGCATCGCGGGTTTGCACTCGCCTGGTTTCGGGAGATCAGGGTATCCCCGCCGGGCGGCGTCCCGGAATGCAACTTTGGTACGATTGCGCGGGCGGAAAACAGCAATTCGGTCCGATCGCGGGGGGCTCCACGCACGGTTGCTACCAAAGTCCAATTATTGGCGGCACGGACCGCCCGCTATGCTCCGGGGCAACGGACAACGCTCCATTCGCATCTTCTCTGAATGAGGACGCCCCTTATGAACGCACGGCTTCTCCGGCTTGCGATGGCCGGTTTCCTGACCGGCGCGGCCGCCGTCATCTCCACGGTTGTCCCCACCGCGGCCTTCGCCCATGGCGACGTGACCCCCCAGGCCGTGGACACCACCGGCCTCGACAAGCTGGGCGAGGACTGGCGCGACGCGAACCCCTACCGCGGCAACCCGCGCGCGATCGAGATCGGCGCCTCCGCCTTCAACCAGAATTGCGCGCGCTGCCACGGGCTGGGCGCGGTGTCGGGCGGCATCGCCCCGGACCTGCGCTATCTGGAGAAGGGCGACGCGGGCGACGAGTGGTTCAAGGAGCGGGTGACCAACGGCTCCATCCGCAACGGCGTCACCTACATGCCGCGCTTCGGCGAGGCGCTGGGCCAGGAGGCGCTGTGGGCGATCCGGTCGTGGCTGGAGACGGTGCACGAGGAATGAAGGCGCTTCCGACGCGGCGCCAGCTGCTGTCCTTCGCCGCCGCCGCGCTGGCCGCCGGGGTTCTCCCCCGGCGCGCCGGCGCGCGCCCGTTGGACGACGTGGTGGCCGCCGGGCGGCTGATGGTCGCGGTTTATCGCGACAACCCGCCTTTCTCCCACCGCAAGGGCGGCGCCCTGGTCGGCGTGGACGTGGACATCGCCCGCGCCATCGCCGGGCGGCTGGGCGTCGGCGTCGAGTTCATGGAGCTGACCGCCGGGGAGGCCGTGTCGGACGACCTGCGCAACGCGGTGTGGCGCGGCCCGGTCGTCGGGGGCGGCGTGGCCGACGTGATGATGCATGTGCCCTATCAGAAGGAGTTCGGGCTGCGCAACCCGGAGGCCGTGCTGTTCGGCCCCTACCAGCGGGAAGGATTCGCGCTGGCCCGCAACCCGATGCGCATGACCCAGCCGATGCTGGCCTCCCTGCCCGACGAGCCGGTGGGGGTGGAGATCGACAGCATCCCCGACTTCTATCTGCTGGGGGCCTTCGGTGGGCGGCTGCGCGAGCGGCTGGTCCACTACATGACGATCCCCGAGGCGGTCGAGGCCCTGGTCAAGGGCGACGTCGCCGCCGTCGTCGCGACGCAGAGCCAGGTGGAGGCCGCGCTGGGCGACCGCGCCGCCGGCTTCCCGATCACCCCGGTCACCTTCCCCGGCATGATGGCGTCGAGCTGGGACATCGGCATGGCGGTGAAGGAGAACTCCCGCGATCTCGCCTATGCGGTGGGCGACGCGGTGACCGCGATGCTGGAGGACGGGACGTTGCCGGAGATTTTCCGGAAGCATGGAGTGACGCACAACGCGATTCCGGTGGAGTGACGGTGCTTGCCCCCCTCCCAACCTTCCCCCGCTTCGCAGGGGGAGGGGCTTGATTCCCTCCCCTGCGTAGCTCTCGCGCAAACCAAAGGTTTGCGCTGACGCGGCAGGCGGACCTTTGGTCCGCCGAGAGCGGGGGAGGGTTAGGGAGGGGGCAAGAGCCCGCACAAGAACAACGACGCAAGGGAGGGGGAAACCGCCATGAACCGCCATCTCGCCGCCGCGGCGCTCCTGGCCGCGCTCTCCAGCCCGGCTTATGCCGGCCCGCCGGACCCCGCCGACCCGCTGGCCTCCGTCATGTGGGACGTGCTGCGGCCGGAGCTGTTCGGAACGGCCCCCGTGCAGTTCGACGAGCGGGTGACCGTCACCGCCCCCGACAACGCCGAGAACGCCGCCGCCGTCCCGGTGATGGCCGACGCCACGGCGCTGGGCGCGGTGGAGGAGATGGTGCTGTTCGCCGACCTCAACCCCTTCCCGGTCATCCTGCGCTTCCAGCCGCTGGCGGCGAAGCCGGTGATCGCCACGCGCTTCAAGGTGCAGCAGGCGACACCGCTGCGCGCCGCCGCCCGCACGCCGGACGGAGTGTGGCACATCGGGGGCAAGCTGCTCGACGCGGCGGGCGGCGGCTGCACCGCGCCGCCAGCCACCTACGCCGCCGCCGACTGGGCCGACCATGTGGGCGAGGTGCAGGGCCGCGCCTGGGCGCCGGCCGGTGAGGGGGCGGGTGAGGGGGCGGGTGAGGACAAGGCGACGCGCGTGCGCTTCCTCGTCCGCCACCCCATGGACACCGGTCTGGTCGCCGGCATTCCCGCCTACTTCATCGAGGCGCTGACCCTGCGCGACGCCGACGGGCGGGCGCTGG
The window above is part of the Azospirillum sp. TSH58 genome. Proteins encoded here:
- a CDS encoding quinoprotein dehydrogenase-associated SoxYZ-like carrier is translated as MNRHLAAAALLAALSSPAYAGPPDPADPLASVMWDVLRPELFGTAPVQFDERVTVTAPDNAENAAAVPVMADATALGAVEEMVLFADLNPFPVILRFQPLAAKPVIATRFKVQQATPLRAAARTPDGVWHIGGKLLDAAGGGCTAPPATYAAADWADHVGEVQGRAWAPAGEGAGEGAGEDKATRVRFLVRHPMDTGLVAGIPAYFIEALTLRDADGRALARLQTAEPLSENPVFTLEVRPGAGARSLTLDGRDNQGGEVKAAIPLPWVQGALP
- a CDS encoding ABC transporter substrate-binding protein, coding for MQIALLAGGLCAPPAAFSQEAATADLSTVRIAYLTQEVDHPPALSNLDEPPADEGLAGARLAVADNNSTGRFLKQRFELEAVTVPIDGDPAQALRDLAAAGHRIVVLDLPGEAPGALARLPEAANLLLFNAGSTDDSLRNALCAPNLLHTAPDRAMLADALAQYLAVKRWTKWLLIVGTRPEDRLYAAAVKRAAKRFGAEVVEEKTWSEDHDARRTAQAEMPVFTQGKRHDVVIVADEIGDFGDYVLYRTWEPRPVVGTQGLVPTNWHRAHEAWGAAQLQSRFKAAAQRTMLPRDHAVWSAIRAVGEAATRTRSTDPAALAAHIRGPDFTLAAFKGVPLSFRSWDGQLRQPVLLAADRSLVSVSPQDGFLHPRTELDTLGHDQPETACRR
- the pedF gene encoding cytochrome c-550 PedF; amino-acid sequence: MNARLLRLAMAGFLTGAAAVISTVVPTAAFAHGDVTPQAVDTTGLDKLGEDWRDANPYRGNPRAIEIGASAFNQNCARCHGLGAVSGGIAPDLRYLEKGDAGDEWFKERVTNGSIRNGVTYMPRFGEALGQEALWAIRSWLETVHEE
- a CDS encoding ABC transporter substrate-binding protein, encoding MKALPTRRQLLSFAAAALAAGVLPRRAGARPLDDVVAAGRLMVAVYRDNPPFSHRKGGALVGVDVDIARAIAGRLGVGVEFMELTAGEAVSDDLRNAVWRGPVVGGGVADVMMHVPYQKEFGLRNPEAVLFGPYQREGFALARNPMRMTQPMLASLPDEPVGVEIDSIPDFYLLGAFGGRLRERLVHYMTIPEAVEALVKGDVAAVVATQSQVEAALGDRAAGFPITPVTFPGMMASSWDIGMAVKENSRDLAYAVGDAVTAMLEDGTLPEIFRKHGVTHNAIPVE